The genome window ACTAGCCCGAGCCCCGCTTCGGCGGGCCACCCGATGCCCACCTACGGCAAGATCGAGTGCCCGATCGCGTCAGATCGGGTCGGAATCGCAGTGCTTCATTGCATCGCGGATGCGTCCGACGAAACGGCGACACGGCAGAAGGGATAAGCCCCGGCCCCGCCCCGCGCGCATCCCGGAGACACCAATCATCATGGGTTCGCCCAACCATCCTACCGGTGCGCAACACGCACCCGGCGCCGCGTCCACGCGCGCCCCATCGTCCCGCGCCACGTCGTCCGCGCCGCGTGCCGACCATGACGGTCATCAGACCGCGCTGGCCGCCAGCCTGCTATCGGCGCGCCTCGATCGCCTGCCCGCGACGCGCAGTATCTGGGTGTTCGTCGTTCTGCTCAGTCTGGGCTTCTTTTTCGAGATGTACGACCTGCTGTTCACCGGCTATATCGCCCCCGGCATCGTCAAGAGCGGCCTGCTGTCGTCCACCACGCCAGGGCTGTTCGGCAATAACGGCGTCGCGGGGTTTATCGCCGCGCTGTTTTCCGGGCTTTTCATCGGCACGATCGCCTGCGGCTTCCTCGCTGATCGTTTCGGTCGGCGCGCGGTCTTTACTGGATCCCTGCTGTGGTACACGGTGGCCAACGTCATCATGGCGTTCCAGGACACCGCGTTCGGCCTGAACCTATGGCGTTTTATCGCCGGCATCGGCATTGGCGTGGAGCTTGTGACCATCGGCACGTATATCGCCGAACTGGTGCCGAAGCAGATTCGCGGCCGCGCCTTCGCCTGTGAACAAGCGGTGGGATTCACCGCGGTGCCCTGCGCCGCCATCCTGACCTATCTGCTGTCCGATGTTCGCTTTCTCGGTCTGGAAGGCTGGCGCTGGGTCGTCCTGATCGGCGCCCATGGCGCGCTCTTCATCTGGTGGATCCGTCGTCATTTGCCGGAAAGCCCGCGTTGGCTCGCGCTGAAAGGGCGACATGAAGAAGCGGAGCGCATCGTCGCGGATTTGGAGCGACGCGTGGAAGCGGAGTACGGCAAGCCGCTGCCCCCGCCGTTGCCGCCGGAGCCGGTGGGCGAGCGCAAACGGTTCCGCGATATCTGGAAAGGCGTTTATCGCAAGCGCACGACGATGCTGGTGATCTGCCACGTGTTCCAGACCGTCGGCTATTTCGGTTTTGCAAACTGGCTGCCGACGCTGCTGATCTCGCACGGCGTCACCGTGACCAAAAGTCTCGGTTATTCCAGCATCATCGCCGTGGCGGCGCCAATCGGCCCGATGATCGGACTGTGGCTCGGCGATCGCTTCGAACGCAAGAGCATGATCGTCTTCATGGCGGGCGCCGCCATGGTCTGCGGCCTGCTATTCAGTCAGGTGACCAGCAGCATGCCGCTGATCCTGACCGGCGTGCTGATCACGCTGGCCGGCAATATGATGTCATTCAACCTGCACGCGTATCAGACCGAGCTATATCCGACGGCGATTCGGGCGCAGGCAGTCGGCTTCGTCTATTCGTGGAGCCGGTTCTCCGCCATCTTCACCGCGTTCGCGATTTCGGCGATCCTGCACGGTTTCGGCGTGGTCGGCGTTTTCGTATTTATCGCGGTCGCGATGCTGATCGTCATGCTGGTGATCGGACTGATGGGTCCCAAAACGCGGGACATCGCGCTCGAGAAAATCTCGCATTAGGGTAAATCAGTTGTGGCGATTCCTGCTCGGCAGGGCGACGGTTCGCGAGAAATGCGCATACAATGTGCCTATCTTCTCGATTTGCCGCACTGCACAACCGGTATGCCCGACGCTTCGCCTTTTTCAGTAGTGGACGGCCTGGACGCCCAGGCCGTCGACAAGCGCGCCGCCTCCGACGGCGTTGCCTCGACGCTCCCGTCTCAGCCAGCCGCGCTGCTGACCGAGGCGGCATCGACGCCATCCCGGCCGAAGCGTAAGAACGATCCCGAGCAGACGCGGCAGAATATCCTGGAAGTGGCAACCGAGGAGTTCGCGAGCAATGGGCTCGCGGGCGCGCGCGTGGATGCGATCGCCGCTAAGACGCGCACCACGAAGCGGATGATTTACTACTACTTCGGCAGCAAGGACGAGCTGTACCAAGCCGTGTTGGACCAGGCTTACGGCGGGATCCGGCACAATGAAGAGCGCTTGCATCTGCTGGGCTTGCCGCCGGTCGAGGCTATGCGCACATTGGTCGGCATGACATTCGATTATCACGACGCGCATCCGGATTTCGTGCGTCTGGTCAGCATCGAAAACTTCCAGCAAGCAGCGTTTCTCAAGCGCTCGAAAACGAGCCGCGGGCGCAACGCCACGGCGATCCTGCTATTGGAGCAGATCCTGGAGCGCGGCGTGGCCGCGGGCGTCTTCCGTGCAAACGTCGATGCCATCGATCTGCATATGCTGATGAGCAGCTTCTCGTTTCACCGCGTGCTGAATCGCTACACCTTCGGCACGCTGTTCGGTCGCGATCCGCTGCTCTCGAGTCAGCGTCCGGCGCAGCGTCAGATGCTGGTCGAGGCGGTGCTGGCCTATCTTCGGCCCGATGCGGTCGCGACTTGATCGCATCGATTCCGCATAATCACGCCATTTTTTACGCACTTCCCGCATTCACTGCTAATTATTGATGGGTATCGTGCAATATACCCACACCTAGCACGCAATACCGATTCCTTACATCTCCCCATTTCACTATAATCTCGGCCAGGGACTGCCGCTTGCAAACGGCGCCCCATGGACTAGCCAGCTTTTTTGCGCTGGCCGAGACACCGGTGAGTTAGAGATTCGATGCGGAACGCGACATCAAAAACAGCGGACCTGGGCATGCCTGTCGCAGCCCTGCAAGGCGTGGGGACGACAGCGGCGATGCCATCGCGCAAGGAGCGCGGGCAATCGGCCCTGGCGGTTGTGATCGGCAGCGCGCTCGAATGGTACGACTTCTTTCTGTACACCTTGCTGGTGGGCAGCGTCATGTCCGCGAGCTTTTTTCCATCGACCGATAAGTTCGTCGGCACCGTTGCCGCCTATGCCACGTTTGCCGTCGGCTTCGTCGCGCGTCCGTTCGGCGGGCTCTTACTCGCTGCCCTGTCCGATCGCTTCGGGCGCAAACGCATCCTTGTCTTTATCCTGCTCCTGACCGGCGGCAGCAGTTGCCTGATCGGTCTGCTGCCCACCTATGCCTCGATCGGTCTGGCCGCGCCGTTGCTGCTGCTCGTCTTACGCATCATTCAAGGCGTGGGTGCGGGTGCCGAATTCGCGGTGGCTGCGGTCTATGCGGTGGAAACCGGTGCGGCGCGCCACAGTGGCGTGCGGGGCGCACTGCCGGCCACCGGCGTCTATGCGGGCATGCTACTCGCCTCGGCCGCGCTGGGCATTTTTTCCTGGCTTACCGGTCCGGCCTTCGCCGATTGGGGCTGGCGGATCCCCTTCCTGTTCAGCGGCCTGTTACTGCTCGCGGGCGTCTGGATCCGGCGCAATCTGAGCGAGACGCAAGCGTTTCAAGCGGCGCAGAACGCGCACGAAACGCAGCGACAAAAACGCACCACCGTGCGCACGCTGCTTCGTGACGAATGGCGCGGCGTGTTGATCGTCATCGGGGCGCAGTTCGCGCAGGCCGGCTTGGGCTTTCTGTTCCTGACCTTTACGTCCTACTATCTCACCACGACGCTCGGCATGCCGCGTTCGGTATCGCTGCACGCCACCTTGATCGCGGCGGCAGTTGCCGTCGTGACCGCGCCGCTGTTCGGCGCGCTGGCCGACCGGATCGGCGTGCGGCGCTTCTTTATCGGCGCGCTGCTGTTCTCGATTGCCGCCAGCATCGCCTACTTTCCGCTGACTGAAACCCGCTCGCCGATGTTGATCTATCTCGCGATGGTGCTGACGATCGGCATCGGCGTGAACGGTTTGCTGGCGGTTCAGGGCGCGCTGTTCTCGGCACAATTTCCCGCCGCAGTGCGGGCCAGCGGCGTGGCATTGGGCCGTGAACTGTCGACGGCCGTCGTCGGCGGCCTGACGCCGATCCTCGCGATCTATATGCTGCGCGGTGCGGGCTCGACCGGCGTGGCCGCGTTGGCGGTCGGTCTGACGCTGGTGTCGCTGCTGACTGTCGTATTCTGCCGCGGGAAGAATACGATGCGGGACGGCGAGTAAGTCCGTAACGCGCGGGCGCTACGTGCCCGTCGCTTCCGGCCGTCGATTGGCGTCCAAGCCGATGGCCTTGAGCAGATAGTCGGTGGCGAGCGCGATGCCGCAACCGATCAGCGTTGCCCCGATGCGCTCGCGATACAGCGCGATTTCCGCGCCAAACTGGCCGGGATCGACCAGACCGAGCATGCAGACGATGTAGGCCGTCAACGCCGCGCTGAAAAACAGATAACTGACACGGTTCAGCGTATAGGCGACGAAGGCGAACACGCTGGTCGCAACGATCAGCATCGCCGTTCCTGGATGGGTCAAATAGATCGCAAGCGTCGCCAAGGTCGCGCCGCCGATCGTGCCGATACAGCGCTGCAACACACTGTGGAACTCGTCCTTCAACGACGGCTTCAAGACGACCAAGGCCGTCATCGGCGCCCAATAGCTGTGCTGGAGTTTCAAGACGTGTACGAGGATGCCGGCTAGCGTACAGGCCAGCGCGGCCCGTAACGCGGTCGCCCAGGCACCCCGCGCATCGCTTCTCAATTCCTGCGACGGCAAGGTCGGCGGAATAGCCCGACGCCAGCAGGCCAGCGCCAGGCCGAGCAACACGATTTGCACCGCGCCACCGGCGCCGACCAGCAGGGCCCGTTGCGCCGCATGCGTCGTCGACGCGCCGAAGTGGTTGATATCCCGCATCACGTGATCCACGTGCGGCAGTATTGCCGCCAGCAGCAGGCCGACGTCGACGGGCGGCGCCACCGTGCCGGTCCCGGCATTGCCGCTGCCGCCGCTGCCGGCGAAACTGCCCGCCACGAACAAGGCAATCGTCGATTGCTGGCAGATCCAGGTCAGGCCCGGCCCGCGCATCGCCGCCCATCCGCCCAGCGCGGCCCAGATCGCGCTGGCAAGCAACATGGCCGGTAAAGAGGCGCCGATACGCGATCCGATCCACGCCGACAACATCATGCCGAGGCAGGCCAGGACCATCGGCATGATCGACACCCGCGTGAAACGCTGCAGCGCGCCCAAGCCGACGGTGAAGGCGCCGCCCGCGACAATCAGCATCGGCACCATCTGTTGCCGGAACGCGCCAACCGACAGGCACAGCGCGATGGCGGGCCAGGCCAGCAAGCCGGTGCGCCATAAACACTTCTGCCAGTCGGGCGCGACCAGGTTCTCCCATGGCGCGGGCGACGGCGAAACGGGATGCTTCGAGGAATCGTTCATTCAAAAAAAATGCACAGGGCAACGACGTGTCGTCCTGTGCATTACCTTACCATCGGCGCTCGAGAATCAGCGTGCGCCGATCTGTTGCTGTGCCTTCAAACTGGAACGGATCTTGGTCGCATCGCTCGTCGCGATGGCGTCCGCCGCATTCCCCCAGCTATTACGGATATACGTCGACACTGCGGCCACTTCCTCATCGGACAGCTTCCAGGCGAACGCCGGCATTTGGGCGCTGGTCGGGTTGCTGGCGGTTGCCGCGCCGCGGCCACCCATCAGGATCGTACGCATCACGTTGTTCGCACCCGGCGCTTGCA of Robbsia sp. KACC 23696 contains these proteins:
- a CDS encoding MFS transporter; this encodes MGSPNHPTGAQHAPGAASTRAPSSRATSSAPRADHDGHQTALAASLLSARLDRLPATRSIWVFVVLLSLGFFFEMYDLLFTGYIAPGIVKSGLLSSTTPGLFGNNGVAGFIAALFSGLFIGTIACGFLADRFGRRAVFTGSLLWYTVANVIMAFQDTAFGLNLWRFIAGIGIGVELVTIGTYIAELVPKQIRGRAFACEQAVGFTAVPCAAILTYLLSDVRFLGLEGWRWVVLIGAHGALFIWWIRRHLPESPRWLALKGRHEEAERIVADLERRVEAEYGKPLPPPLPPEPVGERKRFRDIWKGVYRKRTTMLVICHVFQTVGYFGFANWLPTLLISHGVTVTKSLGYSSIIAVAAPIGPMIGLWLGDRFERKSMIVFMAGAAMVCGLLFSQVTSSMPLILTGVLITLAGNMMSFNLHAYQTELYPTAIRAQAVGFVYSWSRFSAIFTAFAISAILHGFGVVGVFVFIAVAMLIVMLVIGLMGPKTRDIALEKISH
- a CDS encoding TetR/AcrR family transcriptional regulator: MPDASPFSVVDGLDAQAVDKRAASDGVASTLPSQPAALLTEAASTPSRPKRKNDPEQTRQNILEVATEEFASNGLAGARVDAIAAKTRTTKRMIYYYFGSKDELYQAVLDQAYGGIRHNEERLHLLGLPPVEAMRTLVGMTFDYHDAHPDFVRLVSIENFQQAAFLKRSKTSRGRNATAILLLEQILERGVAAGVFRANVDAIDLHMLMSSFSFHRVLNRYTFGTLFGRDPLLSSQRPAQRQMLVEAVLAYLRPDAVAT
- a CDS encoding MFS transporter, yielding MPVAALQGVGTTAAMPSRKERGQSALAVVIGSALEWYDFFLYTLLVGSVMSASFFPSTDKFVGTVAAYATFAVGFVARPFGGLLLAALSDRFGRKRILVFILLLTGGSSCLIGLLPTYASIGLAAPLLLLVLRIIQGVGAGAEFAVAAVYAVETGAARHSGVRGALPATGVYAGMLLASAALGIFSWLTGPAFADWGWRIPFLFSGLLLLAGVWIRRNLSETQAFQAAQNAHETQRQKRTTVRTLLRDEWRGVLIVIGAQFAQAGLGFLFLTFTSYYLTTTLGMPRSVSLHATLIAAAVAVVTAPLFGALADRIGVRRFFIGALLFSIAASIAYFPLTETRSPMLIYLAMVLTIGIGVNGLLAVQGALFSAQFPAAVRASGVALGRELSTAVVGGLTPILAIYMLRGAGSTGVAALAVGLTLVSLLTVVFCRGKNTMRDGE
- a CDS encoding FUSC family protein, whose translation is MNDSSKHPVSPSPAPWENLVAPDWQKCLWRTGLLAWPAIALCLSVGAFRQQMVPMLIVAGGAFTVGLGALQRFTRVSIMPMVLACLGMMLSAWIGSRIGASLPAMLLASAIWAALGGWAAMRGPGLTWICQQSTIALFVAGSFAGSGGSGNAGTGTVAPPVDVGLLLAAILPHVDHVMRDINHFGASTTHAAQRALLVGAGGAVQIVLLGLALACWRRAIPPTLPSQELRSDARGAWATALRAALACTLAGILVHVLKLQHSYWAPMTALVVLKPSLKDEFHSVLQRCIGTIGGATLATLAIYLTHPGTAMLIVATSVFAFVAYTLNRVSYLFFSAALTAYIVCMLGLVDPGQFGAEIALYRERIGATLIGCGIALATDYLLKAIGLDANRRPEATGT